One window from the genome of Leptospira ryugenii encodes:
- a CDS encoding GNAT family N-acetyltransferase, with protein MIQKKIPFTIRKAKEEDLSQMQILFADTVNTICSKDYSQDQISAWISGIENRERWIQIIQKQITLIAENGDHLLGFVSFANQNHIDLLYVHKNYQNFGIAKTLFLEILNESNISKQKRLTADVSKTAAPFFHKMGFKITLEQKNDRNGVDLINYKMEKTID; from the coding sequence ATGATTCAGAAAAAAATACCATTTACGATACGAAAAGCGAAAGAGGAAGATCTTAGCCAAATGCAAATTTTATTTGCTGATACAGTCAATACCATCTGTTCAAAGGATTATAGTCAAGATCAAATCAGCGCTTGGATTTCAGGGATCGAGAATAGAGAAAGGTGGATTCAGATCATTCAAAAACAAATTACATTGATTGCAGAGAATGGCGACCATTTGCTGGGTTTTGTATCATTTGCCAATCAAAATCATATAGATCTACTCTATGTACATAAAAACTACCAAAACTTTGGAATTGCCAAAACTTTATTTCTTGAAATTTTGAATGAATCAAATATTTCAAAACAAAAAAGGTTAACAGCTGATGTAAGCAAAACCGCAGCACCTTTTTTTCATAAAATGGGATTTAAGATTACATTAGAACAAAAGAACGATCGTAATGGAGTTGATTTAATAAATTATAAAATGGAGAAAACGATCGATTGA